A single genomic interval of Gammaproteobacteria bacterium harbors:
- a CDS encoding VWA domain-containing protein: MISFIYPWIFLALPLPWLVHRLASPATTQEAALYFPRALAPESRSSQAGATARRDRSRLALLLPAWLGLLCAAAGPNWTGEPVSVPVSGRDLMLAVDISESMQTEDLELAGRQVDRLSVVKSVVGDFLRRRNGDRVGLIVFGSNAYLHAPLTFDRATVGRLLGEALIGFAGPKTAIGDALAIAVKRLRERPEGSRVLILLTDGANTAGEIAPRQAAELAARSGLRVYTVGIGADEMELPGIFGSSFGARRVNPSADLDEETLGYIASVTGGRYFRARSENELESIYAELDRLEPIEQEQQSYRPTISLAHWPLALSFLLSLAVALRYAWPIAERTA, from the coding sequence ATGATCAGTTTCATTTACCCGTGGATCTTTCTGGCGCTGCCGTTGCCGTGGCTGGTCCATCGTCTGGCAAGTCCCGCCACGACGCAGGAAGCGGCACTGTATTTTCCCCGCGCGCTGGCGCCCGAATCGCGGTCCTCGCAGGCCGGTGCCACTGCGCGACGTGATCGCTCGCGCCTTGCGTTGCTGCTGCCGGCGTGGCTCGGCCTGTTGTGCGCCGCTGCCGGGCCGAACTGGACAGGAGAACCGGTATCGGTTCCGGTCAGCGGCCGCGACCTGATGCTGGCGGTGGATATCTCGGAGAGCATGCAGACCGAGGATCTCGAACTAGCGGGCCGGCAGGTCGATCGACTGAGCGTGGTGAAATCCGTGGTCGGTGATTTTCTGCGTCGGCGCAACGGCGACCGCGTCGGTCTGATCGTGTTCGGCAGCAATGCCTATCTGCACGCGCCACTGACTTTCGATCGCGCCACCGTGGGGCGCCTGCTCGGCGAGGCGCTCATCGGTTTTGCGGGCCCCAAGACCGCCATTGGCGATGCGCTGGCGATCGCCGTGAAGCGACTGCGCGAACGTCCCGAGGGCAGCCGGGTACTGATCCTGCTCACCGATGGTGCCAATACCGCCGGCGAGATCGCGCCGCGACAGGCAGCGGAGCTCGCGGCACGCAGCGGGCTGCGCGTCTACACGGTCGGCATCGGGGCCGATGAAATGGAGCTGCCGGGAATATTCGGCAGTTCCTTCGGGGCGCGCCGCGTCAACCCCTCGGCGGACCTCGACGAAGAGACGCTCGGCTATATCGCGAGCGTCACCGGCGGGCGCTATTTCCGCGCGCGCAGCGAGAACGAGCTCGAATCGATCTACGCGGAACTCGATCGGCTCGAGCCGATCGAGCAGGAGCAACAGAGCTACCGGCCGACGATCTCGCTGGCCCACTGGCCGCTGGCGCTGAGTTTTCTCCTGTCGCTCGCCGTGGCGCTCCGCTACGCCTGGCCGATCGCGGAGCGCACGGCATGA
- a CDS encoding protein BatD — MNALWRILGCLLLTLSIAAPALATATASVDRSRVSASESVQLRLRVDSTLAVPDPDLQPLTKDFEILSTSRNSRISLVNGQGEAFTEWLVELMPLVGGELQIPALSIGAERTDPIRISVTPENPATGVPDRDVFVELEVDSDKVHVQQQILLTVRVLHAVNFNRGASLEEPSIEHAVVRQIGEGSYEKVIAGRHYGVFERRYAIFPQASGELRIPPLAFQATVGGSGNSFFDAFGSRGHALRLRSPERRIQVAPPESGANPWVPASVLTLVETWDKSPTRLRVGESATRTLTLSAAGLTGAQLPELSPPGVDGLRFYPDQAEVSDQQQEDGITGTRIERSAVIPLRSGDMELPEVRLRWWDTVNQRFEEALVPAKTIRVLPAAAASATPTASSAAVAATPATESPPVPTAALPASTATAPWPWIIATLVLALATLVSSLQWWRLSRGNPAAAPAPHGPDPRAERELFATLRTACRAGDAAQTERLLCQWARLAFPDLRLRSVVDVARVAARPGLAKALQDMLASRYGNAPGDWDPSVLLEHIEALRAAATAGRKTPTRPALPPLYQG, encoded by the coding sequence ATGAACGCGTTGTGGCGCATACTGGGCTGTCTGTTGCTGACGCTGAGCATCGCCGCCCCGGCCCTCGCGACCGCTACCGCGAGCGTCGATCGCAGCCGCGTCAGCGCCTCGGAAAGCGTGCAGCTGCGCCTTCGCGTCGACAGCACCCTGGCGGTTCCCGATCCCGACCTGCAACCGCTGACCAAGGATTTCGAGATTCTGTCGACCAGCCGCAATTCGCGTATTTCCCTGGTCAATGGGCAGGGAGAAGCCTTTACCGAATGGCTGGTCGAACTGATGCCGCTCGTCGGTGGCGAGCTGCAGATTCCCGCGCTGTCGATCGGAGCCGAACGCACCGATCCGATCCGCATCAGTGTCACGCCCGAAAATCCTGCCACCGGCGTGCCGGATCGCGATGTCTTCGTCGAACTGGAAGTCGACAGCGACAAGGTTCATGTGCAGCAGCAGATCCTGCTCACCGTGCGGGTGCTGCATGCGGTGAATTTCAACCGCGGGGCCAGCCTCGAGGAGCCGTCCATCGAGCATGCCGTGGTCCGCCAGATTGGCGAGGGCTCCTACGAGAAAGTCATTGCCGGGCGGCACTACGGAGTGTTCGAACGCAGGTACGCGATCTTCCCCCAGGCCAGCGGCGAATTGCGGATCCCGCCGCTGGCGTTCCAGGCCACCGTCGGTGGCAGCGGCAACAGCTTTTTCGATGCCTTCGGCAGCCGTGGACATGCCCTGCGGCTGCGCTCTCCCGAGCGCCGCATACAGGTCGCGCCGCCCGAGAGCGGCGCCAACCCCTGGGTGCCGGCCAGCGTGCTGACCCTGGTCGAGACCTGGGACAAGAGTCCGACCCGGCTGCGGGTCGGCGAATCCGCCACCCGCACACTCACCCTGAGTGCCGCGGGCCTGACGGGAGCGCAATTGCCCGAACTCTCCCCGCCGGGGGTGGACGGGCTGCGCTTCTACCCTGACCAGGCCGAAGTATCGGATCAGCAGCAGGAAGACGGCATCACCGGAACGCGCATCGAACGCAGTGCGGTGATCCCGCTGCGCAGCGGCGATATGGAGCTTCCCGAAGTGCGCCTGCGCTGGTGGGACACCGTGAACCAGCGCTTCGAGGAAGCCCTGGTACCGGCCAAGACGATTCGCGTGCTGCCTGCCGCTGCCGCCAGTGCGACACCCACCGCGAGCAGTGCTGCCGTTGCCGCCACACCGGCCACGGAATCGCCACCGGTACCCACTGCGGCGCTGCCGGCAAGCACCGCCACCGCACCATGGCCATGGATCATCGCGACCCTGGTGCTGGCGCTCGCCACGCTGGTCTCGAGTCTGCAATGGTGGCGGCTCTCCCGCGGCAATCCGGCCGCGGCACCTGCGCCGCACGGGCCCGACCCACGCGCCGAGCGCGAACTCTTCGCGACCCTGCGCACTGCCTGTCGCGCCGGCGACGCGGCGCAAACCGAACGCCTGCTGTGCCAGTGGGCGCGGCTGGCATTTCCCGACCTCAGGCTGCGCTCGGTAGTGGATGTCGCGAGGGTCGCCGCCAGGCCGGGCTTGGCGAAAGCCCTGCAGGACATGCTCGCGAGTCGCTATGGAAACGCCCCCGGGGACTGGGACCCGAGCGTGCTGCTGGAGCATATCGAGGCGTTGCGTGCCGCGGCAACAGCCGGGCGAAAGACCCCGACGAGGCCTGCGCTGCCACCTCTGTATCAGGGCTGA
- a CDS encoding DUF58 domain-containing protein, translated as MAVPSAAVSIPGATGPYCDLPTLLRLRAAAASLRITPPSRALSRMSGPLRSNMRGRGIEFEEVRAYEAGDDIRNIDWRVTARTGSAHTKLFREERERPVYLLVDQRRTMFFGSRHTLKSVQAIHAAALLAWATLDGGDRIGGLVLGDHEHHEVRPQRSRHAVLALLRLCHEFNHRLGIPREQSAAACLDLATALAGIRRVARPGSLVMIISDFRGWDEAAVKHLHLLARHTEIAAINVFDPLERALPAIGRTAVSNGYRRQDIDTSDTGFRTRHAASHEAEQNALSQSFRRLGAPFIQIATDEPAFDVLARYYRRRKRS; from the coding sequence ATGGCCGTGCCATCCGCAGCCGTATCGATACCGGGCGCAACCGGCCCCTATTGCGATCTGCCGACACTGCTGCGCCTGCGTGCGGCTGCCGCCAGCCTGCGCATCACTCCGCCGAGCCGGGCCCTCAGCCGGATGAGCGGACCGCTGCGCAGCAATATGCGCGGCCGCGGCATCGAGTTCGAGGAAGTCCGCGCCTACGAGGCGGGCGATGACATCCGCAATATCGACTGGCGGGTCACGGCGCGCACCGGCAGCGCGCATACCAAGCTGTTTCGCGAGGAGCGCGAGCGCCCGGTCTATCTCCTCGTCGACCAGCGCCGCACGATGTTCTTCGGCAGCCGCCACACGCTGAAATCGGTGCAGGCGATACATGCAGCCGCACTGCTGGCGTGGGCAACACTGGATGGCGGCGATCGCATCGGTGGCCTGGTGCTGGGCGACCACGAACATCACGAAGTCCGTCCGCAACGCAGTCGCCACGCGGTACTTGCATTGCTGCGTCTGTGTCACGAATTCAACCACCGCCTCGGCATCCCGCGGGAGCAATCCGCCGCGGCGTGCCTCGATCTGGCCACGGCGCTGGCCGGGATCCGGCGCGTCGCGCGACCCGGCAGCCTGGTGATGATCATCAGCGACTTTCGCGGCTGGGACGAGGCGGCGGTGAAGCACCTGCACCTGCTGGCGCGGCATACCGAGATCGCCGCGATCAACGTGTTCGATCCGCTGGAGCGCGCGTTGCCGGCGATCGGTCGCACCGCCGTCTCCAACGGATACCGGCGCCAGGATATCGACACCTCGGATACCGGGTTCCGGACCCGCCATGCCGCAAGTCACGAGGCCGAACAGAACGCGCTGTCGCAGTCGTTCCGGCGTCTCGGGGCACCGTTCATCCAGATTGCGACCGACGAGCCCGCATTCGATGTGCTGGCCCGCTACTATCGCCGACGAAAACGCTCATGA
- a CDS encoding VWA domain-containing protein encodes MNATFSALSQFHFLRPLWLLALLPALLLFAWLLRARNRRGAWRTVIDPALLRVLLLDGPGAARRPALPLLLCGWLIGVIALAGPAWERLPQPLHRNQDALVIALDLSMSMRAQDMQPSRLERARFKLADILAARREGLTALIVYAGDAHVVTPLSDDSHTVESMLSALAPEIMPSQGSNLPAAIEAATGLLHGAGVARARLLVVADSFPAAQQAEVGRLLRHGGLSLSLLAVGTSAGAPVPLPEGGFLRDSAGGIVVPATDLPGMARAVAASGGRFSELTLDDSDIRTLLPTSISPDLAVDDGNSRLFDQWQDRAPWLAMLLLPLASLAFRRGWLLLLPLCMLLPSPPAAAFEWQDLWLTPDQQGARALAAQDPASAAKLFRSPDWRGSAAYAAGEYAAAAESFAHGKTAAADYNRGNALARAGQLQESLAAYDAALAVEPTLEDAIANRKLVEDLLKQQQQQQQQQQQQQQQQQQQQQQQQQQQQQQQQQQQQQQNSDTQSANRQGDQQAAAENNPAGQAQQDESSPPQESRNKDTAAQREEQQREEQQRREAEQSQQAASGDPRRQEPQATSGEDQKPPVDEEDQALEQWLRQVPDDPGALLRRKFAYEYQRKRAANPDQENVR; translated from the coding sequence ATGAACGCCACGTTCTCGGCACTGAGCCAGTTCCATTTTCTGCGCCCTCTGTGGTTGCTGGCGCTGCTTCCCGCGCTGCTGCTGTTCGCGTGGCTGCTGCGCGCGCGCAATCGCCGGGGCGCCTGGCGCACGGTAATCGATCCCGCGCTGCTGCGGGTGTTGCTGCTCGATGGTCCGGGCGCCGCGCGACGACCGGCGCTGCCGTTGCTGTTGTGCGGCTGGCTGATCGGTGTGATCGCCCTGGCAGGACCGGCCTGGGAGCGGCTGCCGCAACCGCTGCATCGCAACCAGGACGCCCTGGTGATCGCACTCGACCTGAGCATGTCGATGCGCGCGCAGGATATGCAGCCCTCGCGGCTCGAGCGCGCGCGCTTCAAGCTGGCCGACATCCTCGCCGCGCGCCGCGAGGGCCTGACCGCGCTGATCGTCTACGCCGGCGATGCCCATGTGGTGACGCCGCTGTCGGATGACAGCCATACGGTGGAATCGATGCTGAGCGCGCTGGCGCCGGAAATCATGCCCAGCCAGGGCAGCAATCTGCCGGCGGCGATCGAGGCCGCGACCGGATTGCTGCACGGTGCCGGCGTGGCACGGGCACGCCTGCTGGTGGTTGCCGATTCCTTTCCCGCCGCACAGCAGGCCGAAGTCGGGCGCCTGCTGCGCCACGGCGGCCTGTCATTGTCGCTGCTGGCAGTCGGCACCTCCGCGGGCGCGCCGGTGCCGCTGCCCGAGGGCGGATTCCTGCGCGATTCCGCCGGTGGCATCGTGGTGCCAGCGACAGACCTGCCGGGAATGGCGCGCGCGGTGGCGGCCAGCGGCGGGCGCTTCAGCGAACTGACGCTGGATGACAGTGATATCCGGACCCTGCTGCCAACCAGCATCAGCCCGGACCTGGCCGTGGATGACGGCAATTCGCGGCTGTTCGATCAGTGGCAGGATCGAGCACCGTGGCTGGCGATGTTGCTGCTGCCACTGGCAAGCCTTGCTTTCCGCCGTGGCTGGTTGCTGCTGCTGCCGTTGTGCATGTTGCTGCCCTCACCTCCCGCCGCTGCGTTCGAATGGCAGGATCTGTGGCTCACACCCGATCAGCAGGGTGCTCGCGCGCTTGCCGCGCAAGACCCGGCGAGCGCCGCAAAACTGTTCCGATCGCCGGATTGGCGAGGCAGTGCCGCCTATGCCGCCGGGGAGTATGCGGCAGCCGCGGAATCATTTGCCCACGGCAAGACCGCAGCTGCCGATTACAACCGTGGCAATGCACTGGCGCGTGCCGGGCAGTTGCAGGAATCACTGGCCGCCTACGATGCCGCACTGGCAGTTGAGCCCACGCTGGAGGATGCGATCGCCAACCGCAAGCTGGTCGAGGATCTGCTCAAGCAACAACAACAACAGCAGCAGCAGCAGCAGCAGCAACAGCAACAGCAACAGCAACAGCAACAGCAACAGCAACAGCAACAGCAACAGCAACAGCAACAGCAACAGCAACAGCAAAATTCTGATACGCAATCCGCCAATCGGCAAGGCGATCAGCAAGCGGCGGCGGAAAACAATCCCGCTGGGCAGGCGCAGCAGGACGAATCATCGCCACCGCAGGAGTCCAGGAACAAGGACACCGCCGCACAGCGCGAGGAGCAGCAGCGTGAGGAGCAGCAGCGTCGCGAAGCGGAGCAATCGCAACAGGCCGCATCCGGCGATCCGCGCAGGCAGGAGCCACAAGCCACGTCGGGCGAGGATCAGAAGCCGCCGGTCGACGAGGAAGACCAGGCGCTGGAGCAATGGCTGCGCCAGGTGCCGGATGATCCGGGCGCCTTGCTGCGCCGCAAGTTCGCCTACGAATATCAGCGCAAACGCGCTGCGAACCCGGATCAGGAGAATGTCCGATGA
- a CDS encoding MoxR family ATPase, giving the protein MEPRCGRPVEASGIRILESLFTAPGRVECAPRAISGASIPVSRSSESVGQLQQWLATEVIGQENLVERLLIALLADGHLLVEGAPGLAKTRAIRQLARGIECDFQRIQFTPDLLPSDITGTDIYRPEDGSFRFQRGPIFHNLVLTDEINRAPAKVQSALLEAMAERQVSIGGTTYELPPLFLVMATQNPIEQEGTYPLPEAQLDRFLMHVRVGYPEREAEREILRLARREAAEHPGVPPAVLSQEAVFGARAEILSLHMAEPVEEYIIHLALATRGNATLRQWLDYGASPRGTIALDRCARAHAWLHGNDFVAPANVQAVVHDVLRHRLILNFDAEAAGMSTDGVIDELLNCVPVA; this is encoded by the coding sequence ATGGAACCAAGATGCGGGCGACCGGTCGAAGCGAGCGGAATACGTATCCTCGAATCGCTTTTCACCGCGCCGGGTCGCGTAGAATGCGCGCCTCGTGCAATTTCCGGAGCATCGATCCCCGTGAGCAGATCCAGTGAATCCGTAGGCCAGTTGCAGCAATGGCTGGCGACCGAAGTCATCGGACAGGAGAACCTCGTCGAGCGACTGCTGATCGCGTTGCTCGCCGACGGCCACCTGCTGGTCGAGGGAGCCCCGGGCCTGGCCAAAACGCGCGCGATCCGCCAGCTCGCGCGCGGCATCGAGTGTGATTTCCAGCGTATCCAGTTCACTCCCGACCTGTTGCCGAGCGATATCACCGGCACCGACATCTATCGCCCGGAAGACGGCAGTTTCCGCTTCCAGCGTGGCCCCATATTCCACAACCTGGTGCTGACCGACGAAATCAATCGTGCCCCGGCCAAGGTGCAGTCGGCGCTGCTGGAAGCCATGGCCGAGCGCCAGGTGAGCATCGGCGGCACCACCTATGAACTGCCGCCGCTGTTTCTGGTCATGGCGACTCAGAACCCGATCGAACAGGAAGGCACCTACCCGCTGCCCGAGGCCCAGCTCGACCGCTTCCTGATGCATGTGCGCGTCGGCTATCCGGAGCGCGAGGCCGAGCGCGAAATCCTGCGCCTGGCACGTCGCGAAGCCGCGGAACACCCTGGCGTGCCGCCGGCTGTACTCAGCCAGGAAGCGGTTTTCGGCGCCCGGGCTGAGATATTGTCATTGCATATGGCCGAGCCGGTGGAGGAATACATCATTCATCTGGCGCTGGCCACACGTGGCAATGCGACGCTGCGCCAATGGCTGGATTACGGTGCCAGCCCGCGCGGCACCATTGCGCTCGATCGCTGCGCCCGTGCCCACGCCTGGCTGCACGGCAACGATTTCGTCGCACCCGCCAATGTGCAGGCGGTGGTGCACGATGTGCTCCGCCATCGGCTGATCCTCAACTTCGATGCCGAGGCCGCCGGCATGAGCACGGATGGAGTGATCGACGAACTGCTGAACTGCGTCCCGGTCGCCTGA
- a CDS encoding DUF4381 domain-containing protein, whose product MNPDPLAPLRPLHLPDQIGWWPPAPGWWLLAGVAAVVLGGTLWLAWRHLRGNRYRRAAQRELKAAYRCRHAAPPGEAPFAAQASRILRRAALVHYPSREVAALCAEQWLDFLDRSAGLRVFREGPGRALADAPYNPGSQPDDAALHDACRQWLRRHR is encoded by the coding sequence ATGAACCCGGACCCGCTCGCGCCACTGCGCCCGCTGCATCTTCCGGATCAGATCGGCTGGTGGCCACCCGCACCCGGCTGGTGGCTGCTGGCCGGCGTGGCTGCCGTGGTGCTGGGTGGTACCTTGTGGCTGGCATGGCGCCATCTGCGAGGCAACCGCTACCGCCGCGCAGCGCAGCGCGAACTGAAGGCCGCATATCGGTGCCGCCACGCCGCGCCGCCGGGCGAGGCGCCGTTTGCCGCACAAGCCAGCCGGATCCTGCGTCGTGCCGCGCTGGTGCATTACCCGAGCCGCGAGGTCGCGGCGCTGTGCGCCGAACAATGGCTCGACTTTCTCGATCGCAGCGCCGGCCTCCGGGTGTTTCGCGAAGGTCCGGGCCGGGCACTGGCTGACGCCCCCTACAACCCCGGATCGCAACCCGACGATGCCGCGCTGCACGATGCCTGCCGGCAATGGCTGAGACGGCACCGATGA